The Octopus bimaculoides isolate UCB-OBI-ISO-001 chromosome 1, ASM119413v2, whole genome shotgun sequence genome contains the following window.
CATATCTCTCCATGCTGCTGCTAAGAGATTTCATAGTATTGAGGCAGACTGAAAGAGGAAGGGAACCTGCAGTAGTAGTCTGATGAAGGATAAGACTTTTTCCATGACTTAGATTAAGAGTGGCAGCTAAACTTAGTTTAGTAAGAATGATGTGAGATGGGATCCCAACCAAACTATCTAGATATATTCATTTAACATGTTCAAACACTGATAATAAGAAGTATTTACATAGATGAAAAGAGTAATCATCATGCACCCTGCTTTGTAACTTCAACTCTTCGTTGAACATAGCTGTTTGACAAAAACTGTATTTGACTGAATGAGAAATTGACATGATTCATGATTGACTCTTGAGGATTTTGTCTTCATTTCACAACTGAGTAGTTTAGCTTCTACAAGGGTATTACTGTATATCTCTGTTcagaaaaattctttaaaaatttatgtAGGTATCTGGATTTGCAGATGTAGTCAAACCATGCAAACAGAATGAcatatgttaaaaatattaaaatcatgctacaaaacaacatacattaaaaatatttgaaaaaatataagtcTTAAGTGTCAgacataatgattttttttttttttttcttttagcttattTAGTCGACCCAACTCAGTTCATTCAGTTGACAGGGAACGTGACATACCAATGACCACTGCTTTTACTGAAGTGCCACTTGAAACTAGGGATTCTCGGTCAAGGTCTGCTGCTCCAGTGGCCCCTCATATGAGGTCTCCTCGCTCCAAATCTGCTGCACCCATAGCATCTGCACCTGCAACACCTGTACCAGTGCGTTCAAAGTCTCCTGGTCCTTCATATGCTCCGAGATCTCCAGCACCTGTTGCTCCACGTCTTATGCCAAGTGATGACTTAGAAACAGCTATTGAGACTATGTCAAGGCAGCAGAAGCCattaagaaacaacaaaaagatccCTTATACTGCCAAAGGTAGTGGTCATGACCATTTGCAGGATATTCCCAGTGGAATACCTGTTAATGCTCGGGGGCTTAATGATTCCTTAACTCAAGGTGAAACCACAGATGATGAACCAACTAACAAACCAGTCTCTGAGCGATTGGCTAAATGGTCAAAGAAAGTATCTGCAACAGAAATTAACTGTGCTAGTCCTTCTAAAAGTGAAAATACTCAGCCAAATTCTAAAACCACTACTCCTATGGGCAATAGATGCAGCCAGAACTTGTCATCAAAAGTTGCTCAACTCGAAAAGAGCCTCGGGATTTCATCTACGCCAAAACAAAACAGAGCTGCATTTAGCAATCAACAGTCTTCCCAGTCATCAGGTTCTTCTTCAGTGCAGATTAACAGTGTATCGTCGAGTGCACCGTCATCAGCAACACACAATACTCCTGCGGCTGAACCTATAAATGGGAAAAATAAACAGGGTAACAAGCGCCGTGAGAGTTTTGAACCAACAAGCCAGTCAGTTTCTGAAAGAATGGCTGAATGGCAAAAGAAAGTCAACACTCTTGAAGCGGTGACTGAGAAAGAACCAACCGCTTATCCAGTAAATGCTCGCATGTCTGCATGGGAACAGGTGACTGCCAGTGGGAGTACTGAATCCAACAAAATGATTAAGCCTAAAGGTACTACATTACCTTGTCCTACTACAACACCTTCGAGACCAGTGTCTGCAAATATTCCCACAAGTGCTTGCATTCCCAAATCTCCTGGAATGGCAAGGAAATTCGAATCTCCTGTTGTCAAATCTAATTCTGTTGATGCTAAATCTAAGCCTCTGAGTCCTTCAAAAGCCAGCTGTGCCATGAAAGCTATTCAACAGCGCTTATTTGAAACTCAACAGAGTACCACCACTCAGTCATTGGCTGAAAGAATTCGGCAGGAACGAATGGCTGAGCTGAAAGTACTTGAAAATCGATGGCATAATGGTATCTTAAAAGATAACACTGTGGTGAGTGTCTTACTTTTCCATCAattaatattgtatattataattaGAATTGATGTTTATCCTAAGCTTGCCTACATCAAAAGCATTCCTGCTGtgaatgtctttatatatttatttcatcatcatcgtcgtcgtcgtcgtttaacgtccgcttttcatgctagcatgggttggacgatttgactgaggactggtgaaaccagatggcaacatcaggctccattctgatttggcagagtttctacagctggatgttcttcctgacgccaatcactcagagagtgtagtgggtgcttttacgtgccaccggcacgaaggccagtcaggcggtactggcaacggccacgctcaaaatggtgtattatatgtgccacccgcacaagagccagtccgcaatggactacattaaccaatgttttttcaaacttttttttaagGCAATAAAGTATAGTTTGAGgcagatttgactgctacttctagtaaGTTGAGCAACAACATAGAGGATTCCTCTTTGGCTTGTTGAATGGTAATGTTAAAAACAGTTACGTTGCTTAGGACATTTTACTGTGACTAGTTCAATATTTCAATGCttttagttcaaatcttgtcagttaatttattattttcattattctggAGTTATAATATTTGTGAACTAGTGTTAATTTAAGTGATTTTGTATCTCCCCTGCAAAGAATTGGCACAATGAGTccattggaaatatatatatatatattgtgaatgtgtacttttatatttatattcatctatattgtcttctattttttaactTGGGTTCTTCTGCCATTAAAAATTTATGAGTCTGATACAGCTCTccggatgatgatatatatataaaatgtggcttaatttaattatttaaaattttatgttgcaGAAATCTGACCAAGAAAGTGATGTCAATGAACCTTCTGGTGagtattattacttttaatgaattttacttTGTGTTTTTGATACCTGTTCTATAAACTGGGGGTAGTGGTGGAATGAATGTGGATTATAGCTATCAATAGAAATTTTGGAAATGaccttaaatatatgtatctcttgGCCATGGTACACATTATCTCTCTAACTgttaattttaaagtttattgCTTTTGAGATAGCCAGCTGCTTACAATCACAATACAGATGGTATGCAGTTGGCTAGGTCTTCTTTTCAATACCCTTACTGTAACTCAGCATTCAGTTACCACATTTAAACCAGTCTTTACTTACCCAGATTACTCAACTTCAGATCTACAAGTCTTAGTGGAACTGAAAATATCATAGTCACTGTTCCATCCCTCTAAATTCATTTGTAAAAACGAGACAAGACTATTCATTGCAATATGGTTAGAAAACGAAGTGTGTTACTGTCCCTTGGAATATCaactcttgttgatgttgttacaatttgttgtattattttcttcctctAGCAACTGTACCTAATGAAAAAAAGACTGGACAGATGGTAGCAACAAGtggaataccaccaccaccaccaccatcactgccagcACTGAGCAAAACAACAGCCTCTGCAACTAGCTCCAAGACGACTACAACTGCTTCTACTGGAGAGAGTAGTAGTATATTCAAACTGGTTGCAGTCCCAGAGAAGAAGTCTGCTCTAGTAAATTCAGAGGATACTCCTTTGAAAAGTGTAGTTAAGCAAGTTCGTTTTGAGGACAGCTTTGAAAGTTCAGATGACTATTATGGATATGGACAGTAAGTGttctattttataaatttgtttgtttttatcttgcactttcttaatattggtttcgaattttgtcaaggcctgcaattttaggtgaatgggttaagtcaattaaatcTATACCAGTggtcaattgatacttattttattgctccatggcagaatttgaacacaaaacgtaaagatgggcaaaatgccactaagcattttgtccggtatgctaacagTTCTGGTTGAAAGAATGTTCTGAATTATTGTTGAACCATACTCATAGCAGACATTCCAAATCAATGAAGGTTTGTGGTGAAATGATCAAATCAGACTTGATATTGTTGGACCACAGTGACATGCACAAAACATCCctccagggtcagtaaaataatgtaccagtcatgtactagggCTGATGGTATCAACAAACatccttctctcaaaattgttggccttgtacctaaatcatcatcattgtttaacgtccgctttccatgctaacatgggttggacgagttgactgaggactggtgaaccaggtggctacacccggctccgatctgatctggcagagtttctacagctggatgcccttcctaatgccaaccactcagagagtgtagtgggtgcttttacgtgccaccggcacgaaggccagtcaggcggtactggcgacggccacgctcataatggtgtattttacgtgccacctgcacaggagtcagtccagcggcactggcaacgatctcactcaaatgtcttttcacgtgccaggaacgTGAAGCTGTAGCACAAGTTTCGCGTTCCTGGCACTCGTggcggtggcacgtgaaaagatatTCGAGATGCTtcacatttcttccagctctttgctCTGAATGCAAATCTTACCATAgtcaacttattttatcaaccactgaAAGGATGAGAcagagtaccagttgagcactgggattaaaGTAACAGACTcctttcccttaaaattgctgaccttgtaccaaaatttgaaacaaagattattaggccttgtgcctatagtagaattactattatttttattattttagaaggcaatgagctggcagaatcattagcatgccagacgaaatgcttagtggtatttcacctattgctacgttctcagttcaaattcccctgaggtagactttgcttttcatcatttcagggtcaataaattaagtaccagtgaaacactggggtcaatgtaatctactagtcCTCTCCCTGCAAATTTCCAGCTTTGTGactttaatagaaagaattattgttattattatttaatttgattatttttatttatttacagttatCAAGAATCCAGCATTGATGATATCAGCGATGAGACTGATGCAGAAAGAACCCTCGAGTCTCATCAAGACTTACAGTACATGGAGCAAGATTTTGAGGACGATTATTATTCCAGCAGTGAAGAGAACGAAGCCCTGTGCCGTGCTGCAGCTGCACAAAACAACATGTCCCATCCCGACAATGATGAGAGTGATGACGTCAGCATCAGTGCCTTCGTCCCAGAATCTGTGCGTCAGCAATACAAGCTTTCTTTGCAAACAGAAAGCTCCACTAATATTATTGAACTGGCCAAACGCCAACAGCACCTGGAGAAAAGCAAAAATCGCAAATACCAGCCTCATGATAATATAGACAGTACCGATGACACTTTGGATGAAGACTACGATAGCGATGAGATGGAATCTATGGCAACTACGAGTGTGGACGACTTGATTGATGATGCTTTGGACTCGGATACAGATGACAATAGACTCCAAACAACCCCGATTCAATCAGCTGTTAGtgatggttttgttttttgtccctTTCTTCTTAGGTTCCATCATACTGCACAGCACCTTTGCACCAGTGCCTTCTATAGCTCTGGACCAAACAAggttttgtgaatggatttggtagatggaaactgaaaaaatgcccattgtatgtgtttgtgtgtgtgtggttggcattaggaaggccattcACCTGTCAAAAAAAAACGTACCAAAACAAACAGTGGAGCtcggtgcagtcctctggcttgccagctcctgtcaaaccgtccaacccatgccagcatggaatatagatgtttgatgatgatgattgatatatatatatatgtatgtataaaaaaataaaatttaggaaatggagatgtagcattaatataatctaaactgtaagagaatatgttggatttttgCAGTTGATAAATTGTATTAATtgctacatctccattttctgaattttattttgaataaaccAAGATTTATACTTAGAcctatttttttatgaataccactattcacaaaaaaaaaaaacactaggcaatgaaccagtaattcattcgatatatttttatcctttaatgTGGCTATTTTAACCcctaattgaataaatatatatatatatattgaactctCCTATTAACAGATGAGGGTTCTGTAATTTCTTGCATAACAACCACaccaatgatttgtttatagtgatcaaatgtttgtgtttatataagctcactccttccatcaaatcaacgttagctgtacaggtgcacaagtgtgtcagatgtcgaaatgattgccgagcagtgtgaaatgaagtgttttgctgccCATTCCAGGAATCTAGCTGATTTCACAATTGTGAGCCCAACATTCTACCACCTGTCCATGCACCTAGtcattatgaatgtgtgtgtgtgtgttattgtctccttgtcttgacttaGCATGGTAGTTGTCAAATGCATGTCACCGTCATGCAAGTAGTCTTTTGTTTACAATCTTGTGAGGAGATACTATCTTAGAAACCAGTCAgaattggtgacagaaagggcgtCCAGctataggaaatctgcctcaacaaattccatctgacccgtTCTAGTgtgaaaaagtgaacattaaatgattatgatgtgcATTCATGCACGGCTACTTCAATATACTTATGCAGTTCAAAACATGAATACAGTAAGCagcttggttctgggttcagcctcactgcatggcaccttgggtaagtgtcttctactatagccttgggctgaccaaagccttgtgagtggatttggtagatggaaattgaaagaagcctgttgtgtgtatgtatatatatatacacatacattgatgcatgtctaaatatgtgtatctgtgtttgtctccatcaccatttgacagccagtgtttgtgtgtttacgtccctgtaacttagtggttcatcaaaagagaccaatagaataaacattaggcttaagaaataggtactgtggtcgatttgtttaactaaaatcctTTCAAGGTGATgttccaccatggccacagtcaaatgactgaaacaagtaaaagaataaagcatAACAGAATCCTGTAGAATATTCCTAAACAGTTAAATTTTAATAGAGTTGACTCAACAATAACCACTTTTAAGATTTGTGATGGAATAAATTTTGTTATGTTTAACATAGccttcatttatatttcttgattatttatttttattttactagaaCAAGCGTGGCAGTCATTTGTTAGCCACTTGTACAGACAGTTGCTATGATGATACAACAACAGATGATGATGTGGTGATGCGCAAGAGAAGCCCACTGATGTACAGTATTAGCATGTATCGCTCAAAAAGGTAATGTTCTTTCGTTCAGTaatgtttttaaaagtttttatttatattggttCAGGCTCAGCTGTTaggtgaagaagcttgcttcccaactacatggttctgggttcagtcccactgcgtggtatgttgggtgtcttctgctatagcctcagaccaaccaaagccttgtgagtggatttggtagacagaaaccaaaatgaagtccattgtatatatatgtatatatttgtatgtgtgtctctttgtgttggTGTTTACGACAAACatcccaccgtcgcttgacaactgatgttggtgtgtttatgtccctgtaacctagcagttgggcaaaggagaccaataaaataagaactgggtTTACATATAgtaagtgctgggatcgatttcttccactaaaataccctttaagatggtgctcctgcatggtcacagtcagaatgattgaaatgaataaaagactaCTGTATCATTGGCATTGGTAATTATAAGCCTTTCCCGAAATAAACGAATGTTTCTTAGAGCCTCTTAAACATAAGGATGAAATGTTGACAAATAATGTCTCATGTTATTGGCTGAGAGTAATACTGGTCTTTTGATTTTATTGTAACCTTGTTTAAATTTGGTCAAAATACAAGTTGTCCATAAAGTCATGGTGCAATGCTACAAAATTACTTCATTCCTAAGCTTGAACAATTAGAACCGATAGAGAATACAGTTTTCAACAAGATGGTGCACCTTGTCATTTTAAGCTGTTTTTTAATTGAGAAATTTCTTAACAGATAGATTTGAAGTGATAGACCATTGTTTTGGCCTCCACATTCACCAGATTTGACTCCATTGGGTTTCTTTTTATGGGGACATGTGAAGAGTATTGCTCATTCAACTAAGACTTGAAAGCAAGGATAACTGATGCAATTGAAGGTGTTACTGAAAATCAGCTGGAAAGTATTTTCTGAGAACTACAGAATCGTATTTCATTCTATATAAGTAATGATGTTGAAAATTAACTAGATGAATAAAAAATTTAGGTCcttcttttttatcctttttacaAATTCTGTCATGTATAGTTTGAAGATACAAGTATTTTAATTTGTGCCAtgactttatggacaccctgtatgttcATTCTGTCGGTGCCAGTTGACTTGGATGATAAGTGGTTAGAAGGGTATCATAAATCAGTTACAGTGATCATTCCAGCCAACTGGAAATGACcagttgtttacacacacacacacacacatacccacatccCTGCCACATTGTTTCAAGGGTTGTAGTTTTGACAGGAGGatgttagtcaattatatcgaccccagtacttgagtaacacattttattgacctcagcgggatgaaatgtaaagtcgacttgagctggatttgaactcaaaatgtaaagttcCAGAAGAtatacaagacattttgtccaatactAATTTGCcagtttgtcatcatcatttaacattggctttccatgctagtatgggttggatggtttgacaaggactGGTAAGCTGCATGGCTGTGTCAAGTTAATACTTTCTGATTTAGGCTCTCAAGACCAGCAAATTTAAAGGGAGAGGATTATTTGATACTCTGGACTCCAGTACTtctctggtactttattttatcaaccttagaagaatagaaagcaaagttgacctcagctgcaTTTGAATTCTGAACAGGCATTTTGTTCAGTACTCTAAAAATTCTCTCAGTttcccaccttaataataaccatcattatttaatgtcttccTTCCATGCTGactgggatggtttgacaggagctgaccaggcagaagactgcaccatacttctgtgtctgttttggcatggtttttacagctggatgcccttcctaacaccaaccaaccaCACTGcaaattgatgataataattgtttctcacAAAGGCATGAGGTCAAAAATTATTGGAGGGGAATtaaaccacctgactggccttcgtgctggtggcacgtaaaagcaccctctacactctcggagtggttggcgttaggaagggcatccagctgtagaatctctgccaaatcagattggagcctggtgtagccatctggttcaccaaccctcagtcaaatcgtccaacccatgctagcatggaaagcggacgttaaatgatgatccCAGTACTTTcttacatatcttttacttgtttcagtcatttgactgtagccatgcttgggcactgccttgaaaatcttttagtcaaatgactgacccCAGGGCTCATtttttcactctgtctcttttgctgaactacttaGCTATGGGGGACATCATAcagctggttgtcaagcagtggtggagaagagacacatgtgcacacacacacacacacatatatgacagacttcttttagtttccatctaccaaattcactcacaaggttttggtttgcctggggctatagtagaagtcacttgtccaaagtattacacagtgggactgaacccagaaccatgttgttgggaagcaaacttcttaccacatagccccACACCAGCACCTGATATTAATATACTTTGTTTTTTCTCAACCCTGGGAAGAAAAAGTTTGAACTTACAATCTAAAGAGCTGGAGTAAATATTTGTCTGATGCTTTAACTATTTAACCAGTCCAGTgccaatatttctaataaaagcaTAAAGCTTTTATGCCTTGCAAATTTTCATGGCAACCTTactagtgccagtgacatgtaaaaatcacccagtacactctgttaagtgcttggtattaggaaggtcatgtagccatagaaaccatgccaaatatgACATCAGAGCCCGATGCAACCCAGCTGGGTTtcctgtcaaatcatctaactcatgccagcatgggaaacagacgttaaataatgatgaattgATAATACTTTTTGTCAATAATTGTCATGTTTCATCTACTGATTCTGATACACTAATTATTAATTCACAGATTCAGTAACAACACTACACCTGTTCAAAAAATTGTCCGGAACAGCCGTCCTATGAGCAGTGAAGAGGAACTGGAAAGAGAAAAACCTAAGGAGGATAGTCGTAAGAGTATATTAGAAAGGATAAAGGTTAGTTGATGCATTTTGTTATTGGATGTTTTTATAATGATTGGAACAGCAAACTATTTGTTCACTGAAGTTGTaaattgtgaataaaaaaaaaatattaaaaacaatttatccTCCATTTTGATTTAATATTATGAAAATTCATACTGacccactgtatgtgtgtgtgatgttcacTTACTCATTGTCTGCCACCAAGCTTAGTATGTGTACTcatgctgcatctcttatgttaactcttttttattttctcatcctTTCACTATATGATGTAAAATGTGACTGTAGAAAACCAGCCAACCAATCAAAAATTTATATTGGCTATtattacacattttatatatgtgtatgatggacttatttcagtttccatcaaccaaatctgaATCTGCTCAGTTTTTGGTCATCTCAAGGAACCACATAATAGGGCTAACTCCAAAGCCCTGCacttgggaaataaacttcttaatcacatgcaTCCATTCCTGTTACAGGGTGTAAAATTATTACCTTCTCATGACAACTGACCAAATGACTTCTGGTGTAAGTTGTATGTAAATAGTAATTTGACTTTTCtccatttaaaccagtcatatctagccccaaattttctacttgttttacatTCTAACTGGTCAGatatggcctctcacacctacccaacaatgtctttgttcaaatatacacttacatcattgaaatcatttgttggcactccgtcgcttacgacgtcaagggttccagttgatccgatcaacggaacagcctgctcgtgaaattaacgtgcaagtggctgagcactccacagacacgtgtacccttaacgtagttctcggggataatcagcatgacacagtgtgacaaggctgaccctttgaattacaggcacaacagaaacaggaggtaagagtgagagaaagttgtggtggacgagtgcagcagggttcaccaccatcccttgccggagcctcgtggagctttaggtgttttcgctcaataaacactcacaacgcccggtctgggaatcgaaaccgcgatcctatgaccgcgagtccgctgccctaaacactgggccattggcGCGTCCACTCATTGAAATcataaagctacaagataatgcatgattaattcaaaacaatgtgaataactaaacattacatttgatagagtaatctgaatgttaaagagttaaacatttattctataatcatttttttttctttttcttctattttagcaACTCAGTAATCAGGTATCCCTTGAACAGACTGTAATTTTGCAAACCAGCAACGCACTAAATCAGTGCTGCACTGAAGGCTCCAATTTCAGTGGTTCGGCCCAGCAAGTAGAATGCCACAAGTTACTTTTAATTGCCTGTATGTTCATTAAATATCCACTTCTTTTGTTGACTCTCTATGTATTTTTTAACCAGTGAGCACGCTTGCTTTGATGGTAATAATCCCTGGACATTACTGTTTTGAGTTCTGGAACTCTTAGGAATGATTacctggtttctatggtgtataagtgactgagagtCATGAGGTTGCAACATTTTCCCTGAATGGGACaccattgcagggttactcatttacagctgagtggactggagcgacatgaaatgatgtatttagcccaagaacacaatgtgccacttgGTCTGAAAACTGAAACTGCAATCTTACATGATTGCTTGCAGCAACCTAGCTACTAGGCAACATGCTTTCATGCTTGCTTTGGtacaatttcattgaaaaaaaaaaaaaaaaaagacagtattgatgaaagttaattttaaatGTCAAGCAAGTGTGatcatgtcttttttcttttatatacaagGGGGGTgctgcgaaaggcctggttggaggcctagcCCTCCGacttcttttgcag
Protein-coding sequences here:
- the LOC106874232 gene encoding anillin, whose product is MDEETRKIIERTKERREKLKMMSETDGTHRRRRPLSEDMSANIETVQDDDSPKRQCLRSAEQNIKPDTPAIRGVQSRRNDLTTLCLSSDDGDYVPVPVPRKSLCQEENRDPNQEVFKPQCRSRLAKLAQRINAWDDDYSKHETVGLFSRPNSVHSVDRERDIPMTTAFTEVPLETRDSRSRSAAPVAPHMRSPRSKSAAPIASAPATPVPVRSKSPGPSYAPRSPAPVAPRLMPSDDLETAIETMSRQQKPLRNNKKIPYTAKGSGHDHLQDIPSGIPVNARGLNDSLTQGETTDDEPTNKPVSERLAKWSKKVSATEINCASPSKSENTQPNSKTTTPMGNRCSQNLSSKVAQLEKSLGISSTPKQNRAAFSNQQSSQSSGSSSVQINSVSSSAPSSATHNTPAAEPINGKNKQGNKRRESFEPTSQSVSERMAEWQKKVNTLEAVTEKEPTAYPVNARMSAWEQVTASGSTESNKMIKPKGTTLPCPTTTPSRPVSANIPTSACIPKSPGMARKFESPVVKSNSVDAKSKPLSPSKASCAMKAIQQRLFETQQSTTTQSLAERIRQERMAELKVLENRWHNGILKDNTVKSDQESDVNEPSATVPNEKKTGQMVATSGIPPPPPPSLPALSKTTASATSSKTTTTASTGESSSIFKLVAVPEKKSALVNSEDTPLKSVVKQVRFEDSFESSDDYYGYGHYQESSIDDISDETDAERTLESHQDLQYMEQDFEDDYYSSSEENEALCRAAAAQNNMSHPDNDESDDVSISAFVPESVRQQYKLSLQTESSTNIIELAKRQQHLEKSKNRKYQPHDNIDSTDDTLDEDYDSDEMESMATTSVDDLIDDALDSDTDDNRLQTTPIQSANKRGSHLLATCTDSCYDDTTTDDDVVMRKRSPLMYSISMYRSKRFSNNTTPVQKIVRNSRPMSSEEELEREKPKEDSRKSILERIKQLSNQVSLEQTVILQTSNALNQCCTEGSNFSGSAQQVECHKLLLIACQKRRAYLEEIQRLKASNCLNPFGPGTKGTLAISDIRLPLKKDFVSRMSTVYDLNVFYYVILIRNGPQVFTTQLISTHDPMVRGSLDFPNMIKMTDITSKFQVTLELYEMVRIANKFFSIIAFAKILFSRFRISSYFPVAHISSNPAGPTSIHSSSFTLTWSTSLKMSNIDKNSFTMDRVPYDAPLIGSIYLRMKCNMETNVSESGFLTMFEDVSGLGAWHRRWCALSGNKMKYWKYPDDENRKDPIGYIDLKRCITEKVGLISRDICARPNTFEMCTVRPLRPGEEDTLVTRKHHTMATIRHMLSADTKEERILWCNKLNEALDNIRAWQVDALKPIKVPSHAV